A stretch of Brassica napus cultivar Da-Ae chromosome C6, Da-Ae, whole genome shotgun sequence DNA encodes these proteins:
- the LOC106405640 gene encoding uncharacterized protein LOC106405640, whose product MRKKTKLSSCSSNEDLVEEREELMVSLSENRVSLPHVQTSNTKSKKKEEKSIKISLSSSSPAAVEELVEEREDFMVLPSGNRRPSRSREKNHLLKPCFTTSQPTTLPPLTDLKALSLSVSFNGWRFPNVKFKSWATKMSALHEPTWKKAGILQAVAASTLKIIKDTDLVLGVAEKWCPDTNTFVFPWGEATVTLEDVMVLLGFSVLGSPVFAALDSSGEKILRELEKEWVKIKRDRVSFVTQVAWMGRFMDSGDDEDELEHVAFLVLWLSYFVFSSRYYHIDEAVLPIAVHLSEGVRIALAPAVLAHLYADLTLLKDHTRDSSNDKIELNALFKLVQVWTWERFRELRPKPNLLLQGQPRLARWDDVEQGDTDVRQILDNSKMDSFEWRPFTKAVKNWQLPKFYPEKAMWVPVGPDLDEEFISFARCIKVSELVGGMNCVEHYFPNGVASQFGLLQDVPCLVNRNNLSEEEAWNEYDKPIEDLTLFIPSRSAVPRVTSMFCDWWRKPFPQLQHSLKGKCVGGNCDETSASGSRKRNRKKRVCTMGCCQTHDSDDDEDLSITIAQIRRFSIKKCSGGEDGSEPLGKKSRFEADNNDLGFHQELGLVRADENETVQPPEKEQRNEGNDETGKDMDMSSNDENNSSDPPLGFDDATHDILVSPPPETRQTCDDELDVHGRNVEKMSMPDDGSKEPECLLHEDGGMAGEKASSEKKENDSLIQKKIASNADNNEPTPYQNLAPGGSEVAGESKRNEDVGDETVLGSEEPLKSSEKLEKRNEDVGGGNDSYEKSLHNVKKLASSIEGLALSIDEGIAKAERNVAWLKAMRAAKQKKIAAARLI is encoded by the coding sequence atgagaaaaaagacAAAGCTTTCATCTTGCTCGTCTAACGAAGATCTTgttgaagagagagaagagctGATGGTATCTCTCTCTGAAAACAGAGTTTCTCTGCCCCACGTTCAAACCTCAAACACCAAATCGAAAAAGAAAGAGGAGAAAAGCATAAAAAtttctctttcatcttcttctccagcAGCAGTTGAAGAACTTGTTGAAGAGAGAGAAGATTTCATGGTGCTTCCCTCTGGAAACAGACGACCTAGCAGAAGCAGAGAAAAAAACCATCTTTTGAAACCCTGTTTCACCACATCTCAACCTACTACTCTTCCTCCTCTTACTGACTTAAAGGCTCTGTCTTTGAGTGTTTCCTTCAACGGGTGGAGGTTTCCGAACGTAAAGTTCAAGTCTTGGGCTACAAAGATGTCTGCTTTACACGAACCCACTTGGAAAAAAGCTGGGATTCTCCAAGCAGTGGCTGCGTCCacactaaaaatcattaaaGACACAGATCTAGTTCTTGGTGTTGCTGAGAAATGGTGTCCTGACACCAACACCTTTGTGTTCCCTTGGGGTGAAGCAACGGTAACATTAGAGGATGTGATGGTTCTTCTAGGGTTTTCTGTTTTGGGTTCTCCTGTTTTTGCTGCTCTGGATAGCTCAGGAGAGAAGATTTTAAGGGAACTGGAGAAAGAATGGGTCAAGATTAAGAGAGATAGAGTCAGTTTCGTAACTCAAGTTGCATGGATGGGGAGATTCATGGACAGTGGCGATGATGAGGACGAGCTTGAGCATGTGGCTTTCCTTGTCTTGTGGTTAAGCTACTTTGTATTTTCATCACGCTATTATCATATAGATGAGGCTGTTTTGCCTATAGCTGTTCATCTTTCAGAAGGTGTTAGGATTGCTTTGGCTCCAGCTGTACTTGCTCACTTGTATGCTGACTTAACTCTCTTGAAAGACCACACTAGAGACTCCTCTAACGACAAGATTGAGCTGAATGCTTTGTTTAAGTTGGTCCAAGTTTGGACATGGGAGAGATTCAGGGAACTAAGGCCAAAGCCTAATCTTCTGCTACAAGGTCAGCCAAGATTGGCTCGTTGGGATGACGTGGAACAGGGAGACACTGATGTGAGACAGATACTGGACAACTCAAAGATGGACAGTTTTGAGTGGAGACCATTCACAAAAGCTGTGAAAAACTGGCAGCTCCCTAAGTTTTACCCTGAGAAAGCAATGTGGGTTCCTGTTGGTCCTGATCTTGATGAGGAATTCATCTCCTTTGCTCGATGCATCAAGGTGTCTGAGCTTGTTGGTGGAATGAATTGTGTGGAACACTACTTTCCCAACGGAGTGGCTTCACAGTTTGGTCTGCTTCAGGATGTTCCTTGTCTTGTTAACAGGAACAACCTCTCGGAGGAGGAAGCTTGGAACGAGTACGACAAGCCTATTGAGGATTTGACATTGTTCATCCCTTCACGTTCTGCGGTACCTCGTGTCACCTCAATGTTCTGTGACTGGTGGAGGAAGCCGTTTCCACAACTCCAGCATTCACTGAAGGGAAAGTGTGTTGGTGGTAACTGTGATGAGACATCTGCTTCAGGTTCTAGGAAGCGGAATCGCAAGAAGAGAGTTTGTACTATGGGTTGTTGTCAGACACATgacagtgatgatgatgaagatctTAGCATTACCATTGCTCAAATTAGGAGATTTAGTATTAAGAAGTGCAGTGGTGGAGAAGATGGTTCTGAACCGCTTGGTAAGAAGAGTAGATTTGAGGCGGATAACAATGATTTGGGCTTTCATCAGGAGCTTGGTTTGGTAAGAGCTGATGAAAATGAAACTGTTCAACCACCAGAGAAAGAGCAAAGGAATGAAGGTAATGATGAAACTGGGAAGGATATGGATATGAGCTCAAATGATGAAAACAACTCTTCAGATCCTCCTCTTGGTTTTGATGATGCAACTCATGACATTCTTGTGTCACCACCGCCAGAGACAAGGCAAACGTGTGATGATGAGCTTGATGTACATGGAAGAAATGTGGAGAAGATGTCTATGCCAGATGATGGCAGCAAGGAGCCAGAGTGTCTGCTTCATGAAGATGGTGGCATGGCTGGAGAGAAGGCGAGCtcagagaagaaagaaaatgacaGTTTGATCCAGAAAAAGATTGCATCAAATGCAGACAACAATGAACCAACTCCTTATCAAAATCTTGCCCCGGGAGGTTCTGAAGTAGCTGGTGAGTCAAAGAGAAacgaagatgttggtgatgaaaCTGTCCTTGGAAGTGAAGAACCATTGAAATCCAGTGAGAAGTTAGAAAAGAGAAACGAAG